CTTCCAGGGTACAAGAGGGCGTCGAGTTGGTGCTCCTTCATGACAGCATCAAGGCCTTGTTTTTGTGACATTTCCAAATCGAACAGGAGATTTGCCAGATATTCCGGCTCTGTCAGTGTGCCACTGGTTTTCTCGGATTCTTCTAGCAGCTCTTGCCCGTAAAGCAGGGCTTGTTCTTCATGTGCCCGATTAAAAGCAATGACATCCTGTAAGGAGCGGATCGGGTAGGAGGCTGGTAACGTTTTTAAGTACGCATTTACCCCAACCTTGAATTCATGCACGAGAACATGTATGTTCCATTCGGCATTTTCTGTCGGGATGGTGACCGCATCTATGATAGTTGCGCCAGCCTCTTTAAGCTTTTCAATAGCTGCTTCATACAAGGCGATTTCTTCGGCTTCACACTCAGCCAAAAATCTGGAGCGTACAACGCCGATGCGTGCACCCCGCAATCCATCTGCATCGAGGAAGGGGAGGTAATCGGTCTGCGCGAGACCCTCGCTTTTTCCAGTCACCGGATCCTTTTCATCTATGCCAGTAAGCGCGCCAAGCAAAATAGCTGCATCTGTCACGGTTCTCGCCAACGGTCCGGCTGTGTCTTGGCTATGGGAAATCGGGATGATACCCGAACGACTGATTAAGCCAACAGTAGGTTTGATTCCCACGAGCGAATTTTGTTCTGCTGGATGGAGAATCGACCCGGAAGTCTCCGTACCGACTGCCACAACAGCAAAACCTGCGGCAATCCCAGCAGCCGACCCCGAGCTAGACCCGCCGACATCGAGTACACCAGGACCGTATGGGTTCAACACTTGTCCACCGCGCGAGCTGTAGCCATCTGGCATGTCATTGGAGATAAAGTTAGCCCATTCCGTCAGATTGGTTTTCCCTAAAATAACCGCGCCCGCCTCTCGGAGCTTGGTAACGACGAATGCATCCGCAGAGGCAAACGAATCAGCTAAAGCTAGAGCTCCAGCCGTCGTGTGCATCTTGTCAGATGTCGCAATGTTATCCTTAATCAATACAGGGATTCCGTGAAGCGGCCCACGACTGCCTGACACCGCTCGTTCTCGATCCAGTGACTCTGCGATCGCTAGTGCATCTGGATTTAGCTCACAAATGGCATTGATTCGGATGCCTTGTTTGTTGTAGGTGGCAATCCGCTGTAAAAAGGCGAGGGTCAATTCCCGCGAAGTCGTGGTTCCAGCTGTCATTGCAGCTTGCCATTCGAGAATGCTCGTTTCATGAATCACTGACATAATGTATCCCCTTTTGCGAATGATTTGATTTTTATTATAGTACCAAATTCAGGGAAAGGAAATGAGAGGGGGGTGAGCCTTTTGTTTATAAACAAACAAGCTGACTCTGCGAGAGAATCAGCTTGTTTGTGTTTGTACCAAATTATACGTTTGATCCAGCAGCTTCCAGCTTCGCTTTTTCTTCCGCTTCTACATAACGGTTGCGAGGGTGGTCGCGGCATTCATCGGAGCAAGAACGCTTGAATTTTGTCTCACATTCTGTGCAGCAGAAGTGCTGTTTGTTGCAGAATGGGTTGGCGCAGTTTACATAGCGGTCTTCGACAGTACCACAGTAATGGCAACGGCCAATGACGACGTCTTCTTCGGTATGATTGATCGGTATGGAGATGCGCTCGTCAAACACGTAGCATTTTCCATCCCACAGGCGCCCTTGGACTTCTGGATCTTTACCATACGTGACAATTCCGCCCTCAAGATGGTACACATTTTCAAAACCTTGTTGCAGCAAGACACCTGTCAGCTTTTCGCAACGAATACCGCCTGTGCAGTAGGTGAGGACTTTTTTATCCTTGAACTGGCTCATGTTGTCACGAATCCACTCAGGGAACTCACGGGATGAATCCACTTCAGGGCGAATCGCACCACGGAAATGTCCCAAATCGTATTCGTAATAGTTGCGACCGTCGAGGATTACGACATCCTCTTCCTGCATCATTTCGTACCATTCTTTTGGGTTCAGATAGGTGCCAACTAGTTCATTCGGATTGACATCTTCCTCCAAACGCCATGTTACGAGCTCTTTTTTCGCACGCACAAACATTTTTTTGAATGCATGCTCTTCCGACTCATCTATTTTAAACCACATATCACTAAAACGTGGATCTTTTCGCACATATTCCATGTAGGCGTCTGTTTGTTCAATCGTTCCGGATACGGTTCCATTAATGCCCTCCGGAGCTATGATAATCCGCCCTTTCAGCCCGTTATCCTTGCAAAATTTCAAGTGCTCGGCTGCGTACTCCTCATAATTTTCAATAGGAGTATACTTGTAATACAACAAAATGCGATATGGTTTTTGTACTTGCAAGGTACAATTCCACCTTTCTTTTTCAATTGTGATTTTAGATGCATCGGTGATTATACCACATTCCATTGTTAGATGCGCTAAAAAAGTAAGGGGTTTGTGAGGTTTTTATGAAATCGGTGCTTCTTGCTGGATGTGGTTGCTTCTTGTACACTATGAATGGTAATCAGCCCACAGGCTATATGAGGAGAGACTATTACATGAACATGACAAATGAGCGCCCGGTTACACAGGTGAAAATTAAAAAGCTCCACCAAGACGCCGTGATCCCAGCGTACGCGAGAGCAATGGACGCGGGCTTTGATCTGGTCGCGGTAGAGGATACATTGATTGCCCCAGGACAATCTGCAAAGGTTCCAACAGGCTTGGCGTTCGCGCTTCCAGAAGGATTTGAATTGCAAGTGCGCCCTCGCTCCGGGATCAGTGCAAAAACAAAGCTGCGCTTGTCCAATGCACCAGGGACTGTTGATGCTGGTTATCGCGGTGAAGTATGCGTCCTGATCGATAACATTCGGATCGCATCCGGAAAAAGCGGCAAGGTATGTCTGGGTGCTGGCGAAAACGAAGTAACCGTTGAACAAGAAGTCGATGCCCATAGCTACTTGATCAAAAAAGGGGATCGGATTGCACAAGGTGTGATTGCAATCGTTCCAGTCGCGCAGTTCGAAGTAGTCGATGAGCTGGATGAGACGGAAAGAGGAGCGGGTGGCTTCGGCAGCAGCGGTATCAAGAGCTAGTTCTTTTTCTATTTGAGTGAAAATACAAGACCCCTGATCATCAGCCGAGTACATGGACGTGAGCTGATAGGTCAGGGGTCATTGTTTTGATTAAAACCTCATCCTTTGGAGGATAAAAACCGGTTAATTCTCGAAAGGTCGTCAGCTGTAAGCGAACGCCCATCTGCTTTGATGAATACGCAAGGTCCATAGACCCAGTCTAAAAAACCATCTGACGTGATAGGGAAATTGTTTGCTTCTACTCCGCGAGCATCTTCATTCACAACGAGGGAGATTCCCTCCAGATGATCATCTTCCACTACCTCATAGTCTCCGCCCACCAGCTCCTGTAGTTCATCCGTCCCAGCGATTTCTCGAACAACTGCATTTTCGTGCGGAAGCTTAACATATACCGTAGTCAAGCGCAATCACTCCTTCTAACACCCATCATACCGTATAAGCAATGAATGGGGCGATAGGGGAACGGATGCAGGTTGGCGTGTTGGTTACCCTAATGGTTGAGTGTCATCGCCCACTCTGTGAAAAAAGGGATGCGCGTATACGAAAACACGGAAGTGGTGCATCAAAAAGTCCAGACTGGAGGACTTTTGGTCTATACAAAAAGTGGGCACACAATCAAGTGCAGGCGTGCCGTGTTTGCGACTGGCTACGAAGCGCAAACCATGAAACGAAATGCCAACGCGGTGATTTCCAGCTCGTTTTCCATCGTGACCAATCCAGTCGAAGCGCTTACGGGTTGGCCAAATGCTTGTTTAATCTGGGAAACCGCTCGTCCCTATTTGTATATCCGTACTTGTTTGGAGGGCAGAATCATTGTCGGAGGACTTGATGAGCCGTTGAACGACCTACAAAAGAAGGATGCCTCTAGTCTGAAGAAGCGGGATCAATTACTCGCAAAGATTCAAGAGTTATTTCCACGTATTCCCATTAGAGCCGAATATTATTGGGGAGCGACTTTTGTTGAAACGCATGATGGACTCCCGCTGTTTGGGGAGCAGGAAGGGTATCCGCACTGCTTGTTCACGCTAGGCTACGGAGGGAACGGAACCGTCTATTCCACGATCGGCGCGCAAATCATCAGTGATATGATTACAAAAGGAAGTCACGCGGACGCCGATCTTTTTGCTTTTGACCGGAGGAAATATGCCAGTGCCACAATCTGATCGAAACAAGCTTTCCCATTTGAGCGGGAAGGCTTATTTTTTTGAAAAAATCAGAACGGGCGGGCCCAAATTTGCTGGATAGGCGAATAACATTTGAACGTGGCCTACCTGCCTAGCATAGGGTAGATGGAAATATCGTTGACAGGAACAGAAAGGCAGGTATAATCTTCAATAACAGAGTATTCCGAGTAAATTACTATAGATTAAAAGAGGAGTGAAGGTGAGCTGTATGAAAACCACGAAAGGCAAGGTCCAGACGATCCTGCAACGCGTAGGAATCGTTGCTATGGCTGCGGCTATGGCTGGCTGCTCGGCTGCTGCACCAGCAGAAACTGGTAAGGGAGCAGGGGGCAGCAACACTACGGTAGAGCTGCTCAATGTTTCCTACGATCCGACGCGAGAGTTTTACCAAGATATCAACAAGGAGTTTGCCTCAGAGTGGCAACAAAAGACAGGTCAAACAGTGACGATCAAGCAATCACATGGCGGTTCAGGCAAGCAATCCCGCTCCGTCATCGATGGTTTGGAAGCAGATGTGGTGACCCTTGCCCTTGCTTACGATATTGACGCGATTGCCGAACACGGTCTGATTCCTGCTGATTGGCAAAAGAAGCGCTCGAAAAACAGCTCGCCTTACACCTCCACGATTGTGTTTCTGGTACGTAAAGGCAATCCGAAGCAAATCAAAGATTGGGATGATTTGATCAAGCCTGGTATCTCCGTGATCACTCCGAACCCGAAAACGTCTGGGGGAGCCAGATGGAACTACTTGGCTGCATGGGGTTATGCCTTGAAGACAAATGGGGGAGATGAAGCGAAGGCACAAGAATTCGTCGCACAACTGTTTAAAAATGTACCCGTCCTCGATTCTGGGGCGCGCGGTTCGACCACTACTTTTGTCGAGCGTGGCATGGGGGATGTGCTGATTGCATGGGAAAACGAAGCGTATCTCGCGGTCAATGAACTAGGGAAAGACAAGTTTGAGATTGTAAATCCGTCCGTGAGCATTTTGGCTGAACCGCCTGTCACCCTCGTTGACAAATACGCTGACAAGCACAAGACAAGAGAAGTAGCGGAAGCGTACCTCCAGTTCCTGTATACCAAAAAAGGCCAAGAGCTCGCAGCCAAGCATTACTACCGCCCTCGTTCACAGGAAGTACTCAAAGCACATAAACCCGCATTCCCTGACATCCAATTGTTTACCATCGATGAGTTGTTTGGCGGCTGGACGAAAGCACAAAAGACTCATTTTGCAGATCAAGGCGTCTTCGATCAACTTTATAAACCATAGACCTACACTTTCCTCAGAGGAGTTACCTTCATGAGAAAATCACTCCACAACAGAGGGTTTCTGCCAGGCTTTGGCATGACCATGGGCTATACCATCATCTACCTGAGTCTACTGGTGCTGATCCCTCTGTCTGTCTTGTTTTTAAAAGCTTCGACGATGAGCTGGGAGCAATTCATCGGGACGATTATGGATACGAGGGTCCTTGCCTCCATTCGTGTGAGTATTATGACTTCTTTTTTCGCGGCTTGTCTCAATGCGGTGTTCGGCGTCTTGGTGGCATGGGTGTTGGTTCGCTATCAGTTTGCGGGGAAGCGGATCATTG
The window above is part of the Brevibacillus brevis NBRC 100599 genome. Proteins encoded here:
- a CDS encoding amidase family protein, producing MSVIHETSILEWQAAMTAGTTTSRELTLAFLQRIATYNKQGIRINAICELNPDALAIAESLDRERAVSGSRGPLHGIPVLIKDNIATSDKMHTTAGALALADSFASADAFVVTKLREAGAVILGKTNLTEWANFISNDMPDGYSSRGGQVLNPYGPGVLDVGGSSSGSAAGIAAGFAVVAVGTETSGSILHPAEQNSLVGIKPTVGLISRSGIIPISHSQDTAGPLARTVTDAAILLGALTGIDEKDPVTGKSEGLAQTDYLPFLDADGLRGARIGVVRSRFLAECEAEEIALYEAAIEKLKEAGATIIDAVTIPTENAEWNIHVLVHEFKVGVNAYLKTLPASYPIRSLQDVIAFNRAHEEQALLYGQELLEESEKTSGTLTEPEYLANLLFDLEMSQKQGLDAVMKEHQLDALLYPGSTGYAIPAKAGYPSITVPAGYTSAGKPFGIMLTGLAFQEPTLLRLAYAYEQATRLRVAPDMTKA
- a CDS encoding rhodanese-related sulfurtransferase, whose protein sequence is MQVQKPYRILLYYKYTPIENYEEYAAEHLKFCKDNGLKGRIIIAPEGINGTVSGTIEQTDAYMEYVRKDPRFSDMWFKIDESEEHAFKKMFVRAKKELVTWRLEEDVNPNELVGTYLNPKEWYEMMQEEDVVILDGRNYYEYDLGHFRGAIRPEVDSSREFPEWIRDNMSQFKDKKVLTYCTGGIRCEKLTGVLLQQGFENVYHLEGGIVTYGKDPEVQGRLWDGKCYVFDERISIPINHTEEDVVIGRCHYCGTVEDRYVNCANPFCNKQHFCCTECETKFKRSCSDECRDHPRNRYVEAEEKAKLEAAGSNV
- the dut gene encoding dUTP diphosphatase — protein: MNMTNERPVTQVKIKKLHQDAVIPAYARAMDAGFDLVAVEDTLIAPGQSAKVPTGLAFALPEGFELQVRPRSGISAKTKLRLSNAPGTVDAGYRGEVCVLIDNIRIASGKSGKVCLGAGENEVTVEQEVDAHSYLIKKGDRIAQGVIAIVPVAQFEVVDELDETERGAGGFGSSGIKS
- a CDS encoding DUF3846 domain-containing protein; translated protein: MTTVYVKLPHENAVVREIAGTDELQELVGGDYEVVEDDHLEGISLVVNEDARGVEANNFPITSDGFLDWVYGPCVFIKADGRSLTADDLSRINRFLSSKG
- a CDS encoding NAD(P)/FAD-dependent oxidoreductase → MRVYENTEVVHQKVQTGGLLVYTKSGHTIKCRRAVFATGYEAQTMKRNANAVISSSFSIVTNPVEALTGWPNACLIWETARPYLYIRTCLEGRIIVGGLDEPLNDLQKKDASSLKKRDQLLAKIQELFPRIPIRAEYYWGATFVETHDGLPLFGEQEGYPHCLFTLGYGGNGTVYSTIGAQIISDMITKGSHADADLFAFDRRKYASATI
- a CDS encoding sulfate ABC transporter substrate-binding protein, which encodes MAAAMAGCSAAAPAETGKGAGGSNTTVELLNVSYDPTREFYQDINKEFASEWQQKTGQTVTIKQSHGGSGKQSRSVIDGLEADVVTLALAYDIDAIAEHGLIPADWQKKRSKNSSPYTSTIVFLVRKGNPKQIKDWDDLIKPGISVITPNPKTSGGARWNYLAAWGYALKTNGGDEAKAQEFVAQLFKNVPVLDSGARGSTTTFVERGMGDVLIAWENEAYLAVNELGKDKFEIVNPSVSILAEPPVTLVDKYADKHKTREVAEAYLQFLYTKKGQELAAKHYYRPRSQEVLKAHKPAFPDIQLFTIDELFGGWTKAQKTHFADQGVFDQLYKP